The segment GGggttttctgaaaattttcacGCAAGTTGAAAACTTCCATTTGACCTTGCAAATGGAATCACTGAAGAAaatgttaatatttaattatctatcggtaaaaaataaaataaaagacctAATTCATGACAAATCGggttttcatcttcttctctcacacacttgtttctctctctttctcttctcttctctctctccttctcacCCAAGATCAGCAATTCTCTTTCCTTCTCATCCTAAGGTATGTTATCtttctcaatttttcttcttatttttctttttatttttgggtttattaatatttttttaattaagagccAAAATAAAGCACGCTATTAAGGTAAGAATTtatcattcctttttctttttctttgttttttttattgcattatatttgttcaATATTGTGttcttcataattttatgaattaataaatgacatgaattttagttgttattgtttttgcattgttttgttgaattttagttattttcgttttaaatttgttgttcaatttcaattaaatgtgtaggaataattttaattattagtttgCATTTATTCCATgtagaataattttttgtaaaatcaggattaaaaatattatcacttagaaataattgcgttgaattttagttgttattgtaataatttttacattattttgatgattttttgttgtttgtttttcaattttgttgttcaatttcaattaaacgtgtagattaattttaattattattttgaattttttcaaaaaaaatataataatttgttataaatttataattaaaaatagtgtcatgtagaaaatgaaaattttctatgaatttgaattatgctaaattgttagaagaaattgaataaaatcaagtaATTTATTGCATATATGTTGTGTATTTgtaggttttaaaatttaaggtaGATATAGGAGAGATgctgtcaaatttttttaaaaaaaaaatagaaattgtttatttattttgtattcttaatttgtgtagatgcctAGTCTATTACACGTCGCGAGGACAAGATCATTACTAGTTCTTTTAGCAGCAATGTTAACGACCATGAATCATTAGGTGCCAACCAAGAATAGGCATTTGAGGCACAAGCATCAACTCACGACGTGGACTTGTCGAGTGCAATGTCGCAACATCGAGGGGGGTCCTTTCATAGCGGGATCCATTTACCCATAAGTATGAGGCCCaatggaaggacgacctttcaatttacgtttgttttgctttcacaaCAAcctgtttaataatttttaaaaaataatatcatttaacaaatgcaatttcatgtttacaaacatTGAGATTGCTAGAACAATAACATTGACCTTTAAATCATTGATGGAAATTCAATTGTTTCAATAGAGCTAGGTTTTCAAACATCCTGAATGGAAACCGCAATTCAATGCATGGTTTTCAATGTTCAAGgttagtattaacttaaatattttttttatgttaatatgggcagtttattgaaattattacaattttccttttataaatttttacttcaAGGAAAATTTTGAATGGAAGAGAGCTAATGataatgttgtgaggagggtttGAGAGAATCATGCTGGAATTAGGTAAGATAgaattcaatataaatttttttatttcaaatattaaaattttatttttcatttactaataGATAATTAATGTGTATCATGTAGGTTACGTGATTTTTGGTACGAGCTGcaaaagaaagccaaaaaaatatacGAAAGAAAAAGAGCTTCTAAGCTGAAATGACATGACATGACAGTATGTCTTAAAGGTTGTATGGGCGGAATACATTCAGTATGTGATGTCCGCGTGTTTCACTCAACGATCACAATCTGGTACAAAAAACTAGAACCGGAGTGTTCACGGTTCTGTTACCACGCACACTATCGACTCCATTCCATTTATTTTGCATGCAAAACAAatggtatgattttttttattacatccatttttttattagttgttttttataagtatatttaactaacaatatttttttttattgcaggcTATGGTTCTTAGAAGCGAGTTAAACCCAATGAAGCTTTTTTATGGAAATGCATGTGCGATGATGACCACCAAAAAAAGATGCAGCAATTTGTTGATAACCGAGATCagcactttgtggtatgttggtttttaatctttttttcttaagttattatttccttgaatttgataaatttattttttctttccaggATACATATAATAGCTGATTAAAGGAGAAATAAGGAGatgatccttcgacccatccgGATATCGATCtggatttgtggttggaggcaGCATCGTCTGATGGGTACAATAGAAATTGAGTATACAATCTAACACTACAGCCAAGAATTTGTGAATGACCCATAATGCTTCAACAGTTGAATGCTCGCAATCAATTATGAGCATTCAAACTTCGGAGTTCGCGACGATATTAGACCAACGGGTACATGATCAAATGACCAATTGGTAATGGAAATGAGATAACATATGGGTGGTTCATGTGCATCTCCTATTTGACCCCACGGTCTCAAGGATGACCAGCCCCCTCATCCTCCTCTAGGGTCgtctttattttagatttattgtatttgaatgtacaattgtttaaatttgtaataaatatttgatttttatactaacttattttatttaattatttttctacttctattcaatatattttttaaaaaatatattacttatGGGGTTACCGACAGCACAACACCATCGGTATATTTTCAGAGATTTGGAAAAGAATTGTTGTAAATGCCACTATTACTGATGAGGTTACCGACGGAACTAGATTGTCGGTATATTTTAAAGAGTTGgaaaaaattactataaatatCACTATTACTGTTAACACACTAATGGaattaaagatgatattttgtCAGTGATGTGTTATATTTACCGAAGGATATACCAGCAAAATAAAATGAGTAAATTGTTTTTGGCGCTCTTTGTCCATTTGTAAATCTATATTGATATATGTATTACCGGCGAGAGTTTTTCTAGTGGACTGTTTGTGTCCGTGGGTTCGTCAATAACATACATATCGACAAAATATTAGTGTAAATATCGACAAAATTTCTGTCGgaaaaaattgttaaatctggtagtaatttttcttttcatgttaaaaaccAAAAGTTAATGCCCCCACCCAAGTTTGAATATTTGTTATCAAACATCATAtgtttctgttaataaaaacaaagtatcaTTTTCCCATCCTCGTGTagaaaataactttataatcaaaacaataatatcacatattatCACTTATTTCTATGACGACGACGATTCATGAAGCCTGAGTTCTTTGAATGGAAAACACTATAATCattagaagagagagaagaaaaggtgtAAATGACAACGAGATGCTATTATACAATCTGCCAAGGTAATGCCAAGCAAATCTTGAATATTCAATTTACATAAACTGTGTACTGATGCATGCGCGCCTGGCTAAGAGCCATCATATGCTAACAAAACCTATATATAGTATAGAGATAGTTTAGTTAATGGGAAAAGCTAATAGTAGTAGTTAGCCAAAAATGATTTAAAGAAGCAAAAATGCTCTAATAAAGACTGAATGAGGCCAGCATAGTTGAATTAATAATGGTAGCCTTATCCAAATAGTGTTGTGTCTAGAGAAAAATGTCTAGAATTTCGTTACCCTAGTTATggttatttcaagttttttgttttttttaaattaatgtagaTGTTCGGGCCTGCTTCCGCACAGCTCGACTAATTACATGGaccttaaaattaacaattatataagctTTCAGTGactttaaaatttgtaaaactcgaactaataatttttaaaaaataaatctaaaatctgaTTATTTAAACTAACTTTAATGATGTTATCTCAAGCTTTTATACGGAGGTTAAGTTGCTTGAATTGTCTTTatagcgtgtttggcagtgtggttgcagcTGCTTTtgaaatagcttttcgtgctgaaatgcatgccaataatgtttttttcatttttaaaaaatcatttttgatatcagcacatcaaaacgatctaaaaggTACAAATTgtactcaattttagcaaaaaaaaattaaaattttaataaaacgcAATTACAAATccaatatagtaaaaaaaccaaTGCATAGGATATGACAGCGAAAGAATACCACCACGCACACTTTACGAGGTATTTATATCACATTAGGTTATGGTTAAAGCCAGGATAATGTCTCCAAGCATATATTGTTAGCatgttttttaatccttttcttttccaacaaGTTATAGATCCAAGAATTGACTCGTgacaaaaacaactaaaaagtCACTAGGTTAATATTGTATTAACTTATGAGTTAAcaggttaattaattttattaaaatattattactttgtttctttgttttttttaaatatattcttatattgaccatatttaaatttagattaaattttatcaatttaaaattttttacaaatcaagttttttgttgtgaatttttttttttgataatccgGGGTGTCCGAGCCAGCTTACACGTACCATGACTAATCTCTAGACCTATTAAACACCCTACAAATCTAATATGTAAATAAAACaccatgaaaataatatatatacacacaaaaGTTCGAATCTAGAATGCAAAGATAAGGAATTTATTTATCAAGATTGCTAAGCCACAAACCTGGATGCAgttgtgaaatttttttaactaatgttATTGGCTGCACGCATCTAAAaactatgattaaaaaaaaatctagactaaaaaacaaaaagtataGGTacactattgaaaaaaaaaaatcaatcggACCTCTTCCTTCTGCATCTTATACTTcaaaaaatcctaattattagGAAAGTAGGAACCAACGAAGAAATTTCTGTGCCTTGAGGCCTACAATTTCCGTTGAATATTAAACGCGTACTGCGGTATCAGTGATGTAGTTGACACTTGACAGAGACTTCAAACCATTAATCAAAGTAAACCATGAACAGCTTTGTCTCTTTACTTCACTTCTTTTCTCCTTGACACCCACGAACTTTTGGGCACGGTAAAAACCAAGCACGGTCTCTGTCACAGCTATTCTTCTCACCTTTGGAtttctccctctcttttttcgCCAGTTTTCTCTTTGACACAACCCAAACTATGGCTGAAGCATTTGTAGGAGGATCATTTCTCTCTGCTTTCCTTCAGGTTTTGTTTGATAGGATTGCTTCTCCTCAGGTTTGGGGCTTCTTCAAAGGCCAAAAGCTTGATGATGGATTGCTGAAGGACTTGAAGGCAACAATGAGATCTGTTAACAAACTGCTCAATGATGCAGAGGAGAAGCAGATAGCTGATTCAGAGGTGAAAGATTGGCTTGATGATCTCAAAGATGCTGTCTATGAAGCCGATGACTTCTTCGATGACATTGCTTATGAAGCTATGCGATTGGAGGTGGAAGCTGGCTCTCGAACCAGCACTGATCAGGGGGTAATCttcttgtcttcttttagtCCATTCAATAAGGTGAAGGAGAAAATGGTGGCAAAGTTGGAAGAGATTTCTCGGACACTTGAACGACTATTAAAGAGAAATGGTGTCCTTGGTCTGAAAGAGGTCATTGGCCAGAAAGAATCAACCCAGAAATTACCGACTACTTCTCTGACAGaagattcatttttttatggcaGGGAAGATGATCAAGAAACCATAGTGAAATTGTTGCTGTCACCTGATGCAAATGGCAAAACTGTAGGTGCTATTCCCATAGTCGGTATGGGAGGGGTTGGTAAAACTACTCTGTCTCAGTTTGTCTTGAATGACAGTAGAGTACAAAAGGGGTTTGATCTCAAGGCCTGGGTTTGTGTTTCCGTACATTTTGATGTGCACAAGCTAACAAAAGATATCCTTATGGAGGTTGGTTCACAAAATTGTGATGCCAAGACTTTGAATGGCCTTCATCAGGAGCTGGAGGAGAAATTGAAGGGGAAAAAGGTTTTGCTTGTTTTGGATGATGTTTGGAGCAGTGACCAAAGTCGATGGGACTTCTTATTGAAACCTTTCAAGTCTGTGGCAGCAGGAAGTAAGCTCATTGTTACAACACGCAATGAGAACATAGTGCCAGCCATGCACTGTGCGATACCGCGCAACCAAAACAAAGAATCAAGCCCAAGCCCTATTTCAATTCATCGTTTGATGGGATTAACTGAAGACATTTGCTGGATTTTGTTTAAAGAGCATGCATTTAATGGCGAAGATCCCAGAGAACACCCTGATTTACAAGGAATCAGTAGACAAATAGCAAGCAAGTGCAAAGGTCTACCTTTAGCTGCAAAAACGCTTGGACGTCTCCTATGTTTTGAAAGAAATGCTGAGAAGTGGGAGGAGATCTTGAAGAGCCACATATGGGAATCGCCGAACGATGAGATTATTCCAGCTCTTCAAATGAGCTATTACTATCTTCCACCCCATCTAAAAAGATGCTTTGCTTTTTGTTCAATATATCCTAAGGATTACAGGTTTCTAAAGGAGGATTTAGTTCGTTTATGGTTGGCAGAGGGCTTAGTTCAACCCAAAGGATGTAAAGAGATTGTAAAACTCGGGGAAGAGTACTTCGATGATCTTCTATCAAGATCACTTTTTCAACGATCAAGATGCAATGAATCAGTTTTTGTTATGCATGACCTCATAAATGACTTGGCAAAAGTTGTATCAGGAGAATTCTCCTTCACATTGGTGGGTAACTATTCGAGCAAGATTAGTGGAAGAGTCCGTCATTTGTCATACGCGACAACTGACTATGATGCCTTGGATAAATTTGAGGGCATTGATAAAGCCCAAGTTTTGCGCACATTCTTACCATTCTCACATCGGCGGTCTTCAAGAGTCGATAGCAAGGTACAGCATGATCTATTACCGACCTTCATGCGCTTACGAGTTTTATCTTTGGCTCCATATCAAAATGTAGTTCAGTTGCATGATTCAATTGGCCGCTTAAAACATTTGCGATACTTGGACCTCACTGCAACACCATTGAAAAAGCTACCTGAATTTGTATGTAGTTTGTATAATTTACAAACATTGTTGTTGGACAGCTGCATGTGCCTTGTTGAATTGCCTAATTCAATTGGCAATTTGAAGAATTTACTTTTTCTGAGACTTCATTGGACAGCAATCCAAAGTTTGCCTGAATCCATAGTCAATTTGTCAAATCTGCATACTCTGGTCTTGAGTGAGTGCAAAAACCTCACTGAGCTGCCAACCAACATGGGAAAACTCACAAAGCTTGAGAGGTTGACTGATTTCTTTGTGGGAAAACAGAGCGGCTCTGGCATTGAAGACTTGGGGAAACTTCAAAATCTTCAGGGAGAACTTCGTATTTGGAATCTCCaaaatgtttttccttctcGAGATGGTGAAACCGCCAAGTTGTTGGATAAGCTGCGTGTTAAGGAATTGGAGTTGAGATGGGCTGGTGATACCGAAGACTCACAACATGAAAGACGGGTACTTGAGAAATTGAAGCCTCACAAAGATGTGAAACGTCTTTCCATTATTGGTTTCGGGGGTACACGCTTCCCGGATTGGGTGGGAAGTTCTTCCTTCCCAAAGATCGTATTCTTAAAGCTCAAAGGATGTAAATACTGCACCTCCTTGCCTCCACTTGGGCAATTAGTGTCTTTGAAGGAGCTAAGGATTGAagcatttgatttgattgatgtAGTTTGTCCTGAGTTGTTCGGAAATGGCGAGTCCAAGATTagaattttgagttttgaagATATGAAAGAATGGCGTGAATGGAATTCAGATGGCGTCACTTTCCCTCTCCTTCAATTACTTCAGATAAGACGTTGTCCCGAGCTAAGAGGTGCCTTGCCTGGTCACCTTCCTGCTCTAGAGGAACTTTGCATTGACAGATGTCCGCTGCTCATGGCTTCACTTCCGAGGGCTCCAACCATTCGTCAAATGGAATTGTTTGACACGTCTCGTTCTGTGCAGCTAACAAAATATCAATCAGGGATGCTGAGTCTCGTGGTTCAGAAATTTCACTCTCAAAATTCACCATTACAAGGAATTGAGCACATAGGAGTTTCTACTACTTTGGACAAAATTGAAGTCCATTGCTGTGATTCACTCAAGCTCTTTCAGCCTACGTCGTTCCCAAATTTGGAGATTCTTCACATCTGGGATTCTCCACATTTGGAGTCTCTTGTGGATTTGAATACCAGTTCCTTGTCAATTTCTTCTCTTCATATACAAAGCATGTCTTTCCCAAATTTGAGTGAGCTTTGTGTAGGCCACTGCTCAAAGTTGAAGTCGTTGCCTCAAGGTATGCACTCCCTCCTCCCTTCCCTTAAGTCATTGTCTATAGAAGATTGCCCAGAACTTGAGTCATTTCCTGAAGGGGGTTTGCCTTCCAAATTACAATCACTTAACGTCCAAAATTGCAACAAACTCATCGACAGCCGGAAGCATTGGGGTTTGCAATCACTCCTCTCTCTTTCAAAATTTAGAATTGGTTATAATGAAGATGTGGAATCCTTTCCTGAGGAAATGCTGCTGCCCTCAACTCTTACATCACTTGAATTATCTTGTCTTGAAAATCTGAAATATCTTGATTATAAGGGGGTTCGACACCTTACctctcttgcaaaattgactaTCAGTTCCTGCCCCAAGCTCGAGTCCTTGCCAGAAGAGGGTTTTGCTGCCTCCAAATTACAGTCACTTGCAATATGGGGTTGCCAGAGTCTCATTGCACGCCG is part of the Populus nigra chromosome 8, ddPopNigr1.1, whole genome shotgun sequence genome and harbors:
- the LOC133701046 gene encoding putative disease resistance RPP13-like protein 1, yielding MISKMLSMKPMTSSMTLLMKLCDWRWKLALEPALIRGEDDQETIVKLLLSPDANGKTVGAIPIVGMGGVGKTTLSQFVLNDSRVQKGFDLKAWVCVSVHFDVHKLTKDILMEVGSQNCDAKTLNGLHQELEEKLKGKKVLLVLDDVWSSDQSRWDFLLKPFKSVAAGSKLIVTTRNENIVPAMHCAIPRNQNKESSPSPISIHRLMGLTEDICWILFKEHAFNGEDPREHPDLQGISRQIASKCKGLPLAAKTLGRLLCFERNAEKWEEILKSHIWESPNDEIIPALQMSYYYLPPHLKRCFAFCSIYPKDYRFLKEDLVRLWLAEGLVQPKGCKEIVKLGEEYFDDLLSRSLFQRSRCNESVFVMHDLINDLAKVVSGEFSFTLVGNYSSKISGRVRHLSYATTDYDALDKFEGIDKAQVLRTFLPFSHRRSSRVDSKVQHDLLPTFMRLRVLSLAPYQNVVQLHDSIGRLKHLRYLDLTATPLKKLPEFVCSLYNLQTLLLDSCMCLVELPNSIGNLKNLLFLRLHWTAIQSLPESIVNLSNLHTLVLSECKNLTELPTNMGKLTKLERLTDFFVGKQSGSGIEDLGKLQNLQGELRIWNLQNVFPSRDGETAKLLDKLRVKELELRWAGDTEDSQHERRVLEKLKPHKDVKRLSIIGFGGTRFPDWVGSSSFPKIVFLKLKGCKYCTSLPPLGQLVSLKELRIEAFDLIDVVCPELFGNGESKIRILSFEDMKEWREWNSDGVTFPLLQLLQIRRCPELRGALPGHLPALEELCIDRCPLLMASLPRAPTIRQMELFDTSRSVQLTKYQSGMLSLVVQKFHSQNSPLQGIEHIGVSTTLDKIEVHCCDSLKLFQPTSFPNLEILHIWDSPHLESLVDLNTSSLSISSLHIQSMSFPNLSELCVGHCSKLKSLPQGMHSLLPSLKSLSIEDCPELESFPEGGLPSKLQSLNVQNCNKLIDSRKHWGLQSLLSLSKFRIGYNEDVESFPEEMLLPSTLTSLELSCLENLKYLDYKGVRHLTSLAKLTISSCPKLESLPEEGFAASKLQSLAIWGCQSLIARRMQWDLCKLPSLSRFRIGYCDDVESFPEETLLPSTLTSLEIWSLEKLKSLNYKGLQHLTSLARLKIRFCRNLHSMPEEKLPSSLAYLDICGCPVLEKRCEKEKGEDWPKISHIPNINN